The Leptospira neocaledonica genomic interval CGCAAACCATGTACAATCAGGAGCTATTCCTGTAGGCTTAGGCGGCGGAATAGAATCCATGAGCCGTGTAAAAATGGGAGCGGACTTAGGAGACAGAGATTTTAATATAGGAAATCCTAATATACAAAAACATTATAATCTTGTTCCTCAAGGAATTTCCGCGGATCTAATCGCTACCAAATATAATATTAGCAGAGAAGAAGCGGACAAATTCGCAGAATCTTCTCAGTTAAAAGCCGATAAAGCGATCAAAGAAGGTGCTTTCAAAAAATCCATTATTCCTGTTAAGTTAGAAGATGGAACAGTAGTTGATACGGACGAAAACCCTCGTATCGAATCGGATTATGCATTCCTTTCCGGTCTAGGCGCGGTTTTTAAAACTATCGGAGAAAAAGAATTAGATGCAATCGCATTGAGATCCTATCCTGATGTAGGAAAGATCAATCATATCCATACTCTTGGAAATTCTTCCGGGATCGTAGATGGCGCAGCTTCCGTTCTAATCGCTAATGACGAGGGGGTCAAAAAATACGGTCTAAAACCGAGAGCCAAAATCCTCTCCACAGTTGCTACGGGAGAAGATCCAACCATCATGTTGACCGGACCTGTTTCCGCTTCCAAAAAGGCGCTCCAAATGGCAGGACTCAAAGTGGAAGATATTGATCTTTGGGAGATCAACGAAGCATTCGCTTCTGTGGTCCTTTATACCCAAAAAACTCTTGGAATTCCTCTAGAAAAGATCAACGTAAACGGAGGAGCAATCGCCTTAGGACACCCTCTTGGAGCAACAGGGGCTATTCTTCTCGGAACTGCATTAGACGAATTAGAAAGAAGAAATCAACGTTACGCACTCATCACTCTCTGCATAGGCGGGGGAATGGGAATCGCAACAGTAATCGAAAGAATTTAATTTCTAATTTTTAGAATTTTCGAAACGCCGTTTTTCCTCTGGGAAACGGCGTTTTTTATTTTTATACACTCTCTCCAACTTTTCACTTAAACCATATAATCTCCGCAATATGGGATCCGGCTAATTCGAGTTAGAATATTTTCTTATTTTCGAACAAACCTCAGAAATAAATTTCCCAAATGAGGTAACACGTTTTGTCTAGTCGTAAATTATAATATACTCCAAAAGTGTTATTATACATAAATTTCTTGAGGAAATATTTTGTAATATCCGATACTCATAATTTAGAAAAACATTTTTTTCATCTTTCTCATCTTAGTATACAAAAGCTAGAAAATTTAATATTTCAATTTCCTGCGTTATTCTAGAGTTATGGCTCATTAAAAATATATTACATAGATATTTTCCGAATATTCGGGAATGCTTTTGGATGGAGCTCGTCTATGACGAACGCAGGAATAGAAAAAAAGGATGTTCGGCAATCGGAAAGCCGGACTAAAAAAAATATTTTGTTAGTTGGAACCGATCCGGAAAGAACGGAACTTATTACCAAAATTTGTGAAGATGTGGGTCTTACAGTTTTTCATTTTTCCCTATTGGAAGATCTGAAAATCGATCGAGACTTCGGGATCGTTTATTCGGAATTAGCTTTTTCTCAATTTGAAACGTTAACCCGAAAATTTTCTACGGTAAAAAGATCTCCTTCTTTTATCTTGGGCTTAGACAGCCCTGATACTAAAACCATAGTCAAAGCCTTACGTTTAGGAGCCTTTGATTGTATCGCGATCAAGGAGACTTCTCCCAAAGAAATCACGGAAACTCTAAGGCATCTAAAGGAAAACTGGGAGCTGGATCTCCTACAAGACGATCTGGAAACGGAAAGATTCAATAAGATCCAAGGAGATCTGGATTGGAATTCGTTTCGCAAGGATCTGATCCGAAAAGATCTGCAAACAAAAAGTGCCTATTTGATCTCGAATATTAGAACTTCCTTAAGTCAGGGTTCGGGATTTGGAGCATTAGTTTCTGCGATCGGTCTGATACGCAAAAAGGCAAAACAGAACGGCACTCATTACGAGGTTCCAGCCACTCTGATAGACCTATTAATGTCCAATGCGGAAACTGCGAATAGGATTATAGAAATTTTTAACGAGATGGATTATTTCATCCATAACCCTCAAATCAAGGAAGAATATTCCATTTCCCAGATACACAATCTATTCAGGAAGGAAATACAGAATGTATACGAACTAGCGAGATTCAAAAGATTACATATCAAGATCTGCGAAGATAAATATGTAAGCACCAGAGCGGTTGTAGGTATCCACGAAGAAAGTTTTAAAAAGGCGGTAGAAGAACTACTACTGAACGCGATCAAATTTTCCGAACCGGAAACAACGATCTATGTTCTATTTACCCTAAAAAAAAGGAAACTTTTGATCTCCGTTTTAAATTCTCCTAAGATAGAAGGTGGAAGCAAAAAAGGAATTCCGAACGAAGAGTCTGAGTTTGTATTCCAACCATTTGCGAGGCTGACTAAATACGTACACGAGGATATCCCCACTTTGGATTACGGATTAGGCCTGCCCTTGGTGGAAAAAATAGTCTCAAACCATGAAGGAAAAATTTCCACATTCAATGTAAGAAGTTTTTTGGATGAGGAAGAAGAAACAATGGTTCTAATGGAAATGGATCTGCCCATTTCTCAAAAAGTTTAGAAGATTAATCTACTACTCTATGACTGGAAAGCGCATCGTAAGACAGATCCCTTCTTTTCTAGTATCGTCTAGATTTAGGTTCATTGTTTGCAGATGCACTTTTCCATTCTGTAATTCTACAAGTTTTTTAACTACCGGAAGTCCAAGACCCATTCCGAACTGTTCTTGATCGAAACGTTCATCCATGAACTTAACCCCTCTGTAAAAAGGTTCGAATACAAGATCCTCATGGAATTCCTGAAGATAGCCTGAAAAAGGAGGATCATTGATCACCTTAAATTGCAGCTCATCCCCGATCCGAAGCACTAGGATCAGAACGCTGGATTTGTCCGGAGAATATTTTAGCGCGTTGATCAAAACCTCTTTGGCAATTGTGAAAATCCAAGGTTTTTTAAATCTCAAACGATTGGAAAGAATATGCAAATTATCTGATACTAGGATCTTCTGGTCCTTGAGAGCAACGGAAGGACTGATATCGTCTATCACCTCTCTCAACACATCCACAAATTCCGCGACTGTTCCTATCTCTTCAGGAGTCTCGCTTTCTTCAAAAAGAGCCTGGGCAGAAGATAAAAATTTAGTAAACCTAGAGGCGCTTGCTACTCCGTCTTGCAAAAGATCGAAAAGATTGGAGCGTATTTCTACGAATTCCGCGCCTTCTTTCTTCTTTGCTTTGGAAAGTATCATAGAAAGTACACTCATCAAACTTCCTACGCCTGTACCTTGCATCAAAGTGATATTGATCTGTTTGATTGCGGAATCCATCCAAGCAGTGGAAGAATATCTATCTTTAAGAGATTGTTTCCAGTCGAATATTTCCAAGGCTTTACGATAAATTTCAATTTCAGCCTTCTTCACACTTTCTCCAGTGGGATGGACCGAAATATTCTTAAAATCGGAAGGGAGTTTTGTTTCCATAGGCAGGAATAGAGTTAACAAATTCCCGTCCTTTGTCCTGGAAGTGACAGTATGGTAGGCCAAATAGATTTCGTCTGTGTTTTTTAGACGTTTTATCATTTCATAATGTTTAAGGCTTGGATCTTTCTCCCATAGAGTAGTCTCATGTTCTCTATCTATAGGATGGACCCAGTCGAAATAATCGAAAGTAGCATCCAATTCTTTGCCGATCAATTCGGCAAACTTGTCATTGGATTCTATAATTTTACCGTTTTCCTCGGTGAGAATAGCAGGTGAAAGTAAATTGCGTACGAGGGAATTCAATCGTTTCTCCTAGGCGGCGCCGAAATATATTTTCCGAACGGTTTACGCTTCGTTCGTGATCAAAAAAAAGTAGTCGGCGTTTTCTTCCGCATATTCTCCCGTATTCTGTCCAAATAAGCTGCTTCGTTTTTCTCGATCATATTTTTCTCTAGATCGATTTGTACACGTTTCACAAACACTTCGAAAGTATGAGTGAAAAAGCGTAGATTTCTATAATATTGTCCCCCGGTTTCTTCTCCGGAAACAGAAATTTCTTCCGATCTCAAAAATTCTTTCACAAACTCTACGTTCCTTTCGCCAATAGGAACACTTTGAGAGCCTAACCTTAAGACCTTGCCGCCACCTATGATCTTTGCCTGCAAACGACTTCTGGGAACCCCTTTCTTCACAAATTCATTAATTAATAACTCCATTGCGTTGATCCCAAATCTTGCGGAATCATCCACGCCCGCCTTTCCTGGAAGGAGTATATGATTCATTCCGCCGAATCGATTGAATGGATCGAATAAACATACAGACACGCAGGAGCCTAATAGAGTTTTCATTGCTACTGGAGTTTGAGAAAACAAACATTCGCCTACGTTAACAAACACCGACGGAATCTTTTCCTCTTCTTCAATGACTTTATTTGATTCCAAACAATCCGCCCGCGCCTTAGTATACTCTA includes:
- a CDS encoding acetyl-CoA C-acetyltransferase, whose translation is MSNAYVIDAVRTPRGKGKKRGTLASVHPQELSASTLKAIQERNGLKPEIVEEVVLGCVSQVDDQAACIARYAVMAAQWPNSVPGYTVNRFCGSGLQAVNNIANHVQSGAIPVGLGGGIESMSRVKMGADLGDRDFNIGNPNIQKHYNLVPQGISADLIATKYNISREEADKFAESSQLKADKAIKEGAFKKSIIPVKLEDGTVVDTDENPRIESDYAFLSGLGAVFKTIGEKELDAIALRSYPDVGKINHIHTLGNSSGIVDGAASVLIANDEGVKKYGLKPRAKILSTVATGEDPTIMLTGPVSASKKALQMAGLKVEDIDLWEINEAFASVVLYTQKTLGIPLEKINVNGGAIALGHPLGATGAILLGTALDELERRNQRYALITLCIGGGMGIATVIERI
- a CDS encoding ATP-binding protein, which codes for MLVGTDPERTELITKICEDVGLTVFHFSLLEDLKIDRDFGIVYSELAFSQFETLTRKFSTVKRSPSFILGLDSPDTKTIVKALRLGAFDCIAIKETSPKEITETLRHLKENWELDLLQDDLETERFNKIQGDLDWNSFRKDLIRKDLQTKSAYLISNIRTSLSQGSGFGALVSAIGLIRKKAKQNGTHYEVPATLIDLLMSNAETANRIIEIFNEMDYFIHNPQIKEEYSISQIHNLFRKEIQNVYELARFKRLHIKICEDKYVSTRAVVGIHEESFKKAVEELLLNAIKFSEPETTIYVLFTLKKRKLLISVLNSPKIEGGSKKGIPNEESEFVFQPFARLTKYVHEDIPTLDYGLGLPLVEKIVSNHEGKISTFNVRSFLDEEEETMVLMEMDLPISQKV
- a CDS encoding sensor histidine kinase, whose protein sequence is MNSLVRNLLSPAILTEENGKIIESNDKFAELIGKELDATFDYFDWVHPIDREHETTLWEKDPSLKHYEMIKRLKNTDEIYLAYHTVTSRTKDGNLLTLFLPMETKLPSDFKNISVHPTGESVKKAEIEIYRKALEIFDWKQSLKDRYSSTAWMDSAIKQINITLMQGTGVGSLMSVLSMILSKAKKKEGAEFVEIRSNLFDLLQDGVASASRFTKFLSSAQALFEESETPEEIGTVAEFVDVLREVIDDISPSVALKDQKILVSDNLHILSNRLRFKKPWIFTIAKEVLINALKYSPDKSSVLILVLRIGDELQFKVINDPPFSGYLQEFHEDLVFEPFYRGVKFMDERFDQEQFGMGLGLPVVKKLVELQNGKVHLQTMNLNLDDTRKEGICLTMRFPVIE
- a CDS encoding chemotaxis protein CheD, with the protein product MESNKVIEEEEKIPSVFVNVGECLFSQTPVAMKTLLGSCVSVCLFDPFNRFGGMNHILLPGKAGVDDSARFGINAMELLINEFVKKGVPRSRLQAKIIGGGKVLRLGSQSVPIGERNVEFVKEFLRSEEISVSGEETGGQYYRNLRFFTHTFEVFVKRVQIDLEKNMIEKNEAAYLDRIRENMRKKTPTTFF